In Sphaerospermopsis torques-reginae ITEP-024, the genomic window CACTCCCCCACAAACTCACCGGTAATAAAGGCGCTTTGGCTTTTGCAGCTAACAGTGCTGCACCTCTTTTGGGGTCATGAATACGACCATCTGGGGTGCGAGTTCCTTCTAAAAACACACCTACAGCCCAACCATTCTCTAAATATTCTAAAGCCGCACGAATAGCCGCACGATCAGCAGTACCCCTACTGACGGGATAAGCACCGTATAATTTAATAGCTTGGGCTAAAACAGGCACTTTAAATAATTCTTCCTTGGCCATGTATGCAACTGGCCGACATACACAGTTAGAAACTATGGGAGGATCAAAATAACTTGCATGGTTGCTAACTACCACCAATGGTCCAGTTTTGGGAACATTTTCCACCCCATAAATTTTACCCCCGAAGTAAGCGTGTAGCATGGGGCTAACCACTGACCACTTGAAAGCGTGGTAAAGTGCCAAACTAATAAAAGGTTCGCGTTCTCTGGTCACGGAAGATATTTTAAATAAGACTATTATTTAGAATAAGCTATGGCGATCGCTTTTCGTCAATGAACAAAGGTAGATTTAGCATATTTACAGA contains:
- a CDS encoding lysophospholipid acyltransferase family protein gives rise to the protein MTREREPFISLALYHAFKWSVVSPMLHAYFGGKIYGVENVPKTGPLVVVSNHASYFDPPIVSNCVCRPVAYMAKEELFKVPVLAQAIKLYGAYPVSRGTADRAAIRAALEYLENGWAVGVFLEGTRTPDGRIHDPKRGAALLAAKAKAPLLPVSLWGSENVVQKGTPIPRKVPMTIRIGKLIDAPTSTNKEELEAITRKCADVINEMHDLGR